One window of the Mycobacterium sp. SVM_VP21 genome contains the following:
- a CDS encoding PPE family protein has product MRFVAAPPEVTSALVHNGPGARSLIEGSAAWRQLGTCLDEYADDYVAALSSLVDSWRGRSATAMVQAAEPYLLWLRATAQQCRRTAASMQQAAAAFEAVRTAVAPTAAINANRTRRVQLLASNRFGTNSAAIAENESQYLGMWTNNTSAMTRYRAASAQATTLPSFSPPAPATANSGTTSAGSTLASLESSLPTFDPNASWTGLANTYANQFVSSGFPINLLSYLAQNTSAQALQNVNTAMAQGLAEGESALIPAMPLGGLGALGAAGLTEMPAAAIGVGVKVGPLTAPPAAAGFLAATQAPVQLASSAAPLPAGQSTTFAGVPPIMPPIMPPSNAAGSGWRKRKQQKYEDLEVGLELRGPVMPKPPSAG; this is encoded by the coding sequence ATGCGGTTCGTTGCGGCGCCCCCCGAGGTCACCTCCGCGCTGGTCCACAACGGACCCGGCGCGAGATCCCTCATTGAGGGGTCGGCCGCGTGGCGACAGCTCGGCACCTGCCTGGATGAATACGCCGACGACTATGTCGCCGCGCTGTCGTCATTGGTCGATTCATGGCGCGGGCGTTCCGCGACAGCCATGGTGCAGGCCGCCGAGCCCTACCTGCTGTGGCTGCGTGCCACAGCACAGCAGTGCCGGCGCACCGCCGCCTCGATGCAGCAAGCCGCTGCGGCTTTCGAAGCGGTCCGCACGGCGGTGGCCCCGACTGCAGCGATCAACGCCAACCGCACTCGCCGAGTGCAACTACTGGCGTCCAATCGATTCGGGACCAACTCCGCGGCAATCGCGGAGAACGAGAGCCAGTATCTGGGCATGTGGACGAACAACACCTCCGCGATGACCCGCTACCGGGCGGCCTCGGCGCAAGCCACCACACTTCCCTCGTTCAGCCCTCCGGCACCCGCGACAGCCAACAGCGGAACCACCTCTGCGGGTTCAACTTTGGCGTCATTGGAGTCGTCCTTGCCCACATTCGACCCCAACGCTAGTTGGACGGGCCTGGCGAACACCTACGCGAACCAGTTCGTGTCATCCGGATTCCCGATCAACCTGCTCAGCTACCTCGCCCAGAACACGTCGGCGCAGGCGTTGCAGAACGTCAATACCGCCATGGCGCAAGGCCTTGCCGAGGGCGAGTCCGCCTTGATCCCGGCGATGCCGCTCGGGGGCCTGGGAGCGCTGGGCGCCGCCGGCCTTACCGAAATGCCCGCGGCGGCTATCGGTGTCGGGGTGAAGGTGGGCCCGCTGACCGCGCCACCCGCCGCGGCGGGGTTTCTGGCCGCGACACAGGCGCCGGTGCAGCTGGCGTCGTCGGCGGCACCGCTGCCCGCAGGCCAGTCCACGACGTTCGCCGGCGTCCCGCCGATCATGCCGCCGATCATGCCCCCGTCGAATGCCGCGGGCAGTGGCTGGCGTAAACGCAAGCAGCAAAAGTACGAGGACCTGGAAGTCGGTTTGGAGCTGCGGGGCCCGGTCATGCCGAAGCCACCATCTGCGGGCTGA
- the pstS gene encoding phosphate ABC transporter substrate-binding protein PstS, with the protein MDINRRAVPSLLAAGAVLLAGCSESHDATAPRHAAPAPDSGVDCGGHPNLKASGSTAQANAMTRFAASFSRACPGQSLTYQPNGSGAGIDEFMADQTDFGGSDSPLSKGEYDRAQQRCGAPVWNLPLVFGPVAIAFRLGGVASLNLDGPTAANIFNGTITTWNDPAIAALNTGADLPALPIRVVSRSDASGTTDNFQRYLDTASAGTWGKGAGRTFNGAAGRSAQGNEGVAAAAADLEGSITYTEWSFAQSHHLGMAAVITSAGPDPVSLSEESVSKTILSAWFIREGNDLALDTISFYRPNQTGAYPIVLATYEVVCSKYPDPQVGTAVRAFLQSAIGDGQNELADHGYVSIPDAFKSRLSAAISAIT; encoded by the coding sequence ATTGACATCAATCGACGTGCCGTACCGAGCTTGCTGGCCGCGGGCGCTGTGCTGCTGGCCGGGTGCAGCGAGAGCCATGACGCGACAGCTCCGCGCCACGCGGCACCGGCTCCAGACTCCGGCGTGGACTGTGGCGGGCACCCGAACCTGAAGGCCAGCGGATCCACCGCTCAGGCCAACGCCATGACGCGGTTCGCCGCGTCGTTCAGCCGAGCCTGCCCCGGCCAGAGCTTGACCTACCAGCCGAACGGATCCGGCGCGGGCATCGACGAGTTCATGGCCGACCAAACGGATTTCGGTGGATCTGATTCGCCGCTGAGCAAGGGTGAATACGATCGCGCCCAGCAGCGCTGCGGCGCGCCGGTATGGAACCTGCCGTTGGTGTTCGGGCCCGTTGCCATCGCGTTCCGCCTAGGCGGTGTGGCCTCGCTGAATCTGGACGGCCCCACCGCGGCCAACATCTTCAACGGCACCATCACCACCTGGAACGATCCCGCGATCGCCGCCCTCAACACCGGCGCCGACCTGCCCGCCCTGCCGATTCGAGTGGTGTCGCGCAGCGACGCGTCCGGGACCACGGACAACTTCCAGCGCTACCTGGACACCGCATCCGCGGGCACCTGGGGCAAGGGGGCCGGTCGAACGTTCAACGGCGCTGCCGGCCGGAGCGCCCAGGGCAACGAGGGCGTCGCCGCGGCCGCGGCCGACCTCGAGGGATCGATCACCTATACCGAGTGGTCATTCGCCCAGAGCCACCACCTGGGCATGGCCGCCGTCATCACCTCGGCCGGCCCAGATCCGGTGTCACTCAGTGAGGAATCCGTCAGCAAGACCATCCTGTCGGCCTGGTTCATCCGCGAAGGCAACGACCTGGCGCTGGACACCATCTCCTTCTATCGACCCAACCAGACCGGCGCCTACCCGATCGTGCTGGCCACCTACGAGGTGGTCTGCTCGAAGTATCCCGATCCGCAGGTCGGAACCGCGGTGCGCGCGTTCCTGCAGAGCGCGATCGGCGACGGCCAGAACGAGCTGGCCGACCACGGCTACGTCTCCATCCCCGATGCGTTCAAGTCGCGCCTCTCGGCCGCCATCAGCGCGATCACCTGA
- a CDS encoding thioredoxin domain-containing protein — protein sequence MANRLAASASPYLRQHADNPVHWWEWTPEALAEAAERDVPILLSVGYAACHWCHVMAHGSFEDAEVAAAMNEGFVCIKVDREERPDIDAIYMTATQALTGRGGWPMTCFLTPDGRPFYCGTYYPKDAFLNLLSAITGTWNERRDEVEEASDNIANELRSMAAGLPGEGPPVDAMLCDAAVAAVLRDEDVTHGGFGGAPKFPPSALLETLLRHHERTATRPALQAVERAGAAMARGGIYDQLAGGFARYSVDNAWVVPHFEKMLYDNALLLRAYAHWARRTGDPLATRVTAQTARFLLEELSDGGMFISSLDADAAGQEGLTYVWTPEQLTEVLGADDGAWAAEIFEVTASGTFEAGGSARLDAGEGKLGPPNEQGTSVLQLLVDPDDPERLDRVRQRLLAARRLRPQPGRDDKVVTAWNGMAITALAEAAVALGDPSLATAAQECAAKLLDLHLVDGRLRRASLGGRVGDSAAILEDYGALATGLLSLHQLSGEQSLLDAAAGLLDTALAHFADPDAPGRWFDSADDAEALMLRPSDPMDGATPSGAALITEALLTAAHLVSADRSERYRQAATDALAAHAALLERVPRAVGHWLGIAEASVRGPLQIAVVCESPDSALLEQARRLAPGGTIVVGGTADSSGLLAGRGRVDGSDAAYVCRGPVCDLPVRSAAELAAALGVPADPASV from the coding sequence ATGGCCAACCGTCTCGCAGCGTCCGCCAGCCCCTACCTGCGTCAACACGCCGACAACCCGGTGCACTGGTGGGAGTGGACGCCCGAGGCGCTGGCCGAGGCCGCCGAGCGTGACGTGCCGATCCTGCTGTCAGTCGGCTACGCGGCCTGCCACTGGTGTCACGTGATGGCGCACGGTTCCTTCGAGGATGCCGAGGTCGCCGCGGCGATGAACGAGGGCTTCGTGTGCATCAAGGTGGACCGGGAGGAGCGCCCGGATATCGACGCGATCTACATGACCGCCACCCAGGCTCTGACCGGGCGCGGCGGCTGGCCGATGACCTGTTTCCTGACCCCCGACGGCCGGCCGTTCTACTGCGGCACGTACTACCCCAAAGATGCGTTCTTGAATTTGCTTTCGGCGATCACCGGCACTTGGAACGAGCGCCGTGACGAAGTCGAGGAGGCTTCGGACAACATTGCCAACGAGCTGCGCTCGATGGCCGCAGGACTGCCGGGGGAGGGGCCGCCGGTCGACGCGATGCTCTGCGACGCCGCGGTGGCCGCGGTGCTGCGTGATGAGGATGTCACCCACGGCGGATTCGGCGGTGCACCGAAGTTCCCGCCCTCGGCGCTGCTGGAAACCCTGCTGCGTCACCACGAACGGACCGCGACCCGCCCGGCGCTTCAGGCGGTGGAACGCGCCGGTGCGGCGATGGCCCGCGGCGGGATCTACGACCAGCTTGCCGGCGGATTCGCCCGCTACAGCGTCGACAATGCCTGGGTGGTACCGCATTTCGAGAAGATGCTCTACGACAACGCGTTGCTGCTGCGGGCCTACGCGCATTGGGCCCGGCGCACCGGCGATCCGCTGGCCACCCGGGTGACCGCTCAGACTGCCCGATTCCTACTTGAAGAGTTGTCCGACGGCGGGATGTTCATCTCGTCGCTGGACGCCGACGCCGCCGGACAGGAGGGCTTGACCTATGTGTGGACGCCCGAGCAACTGACCGAAGTTCTCGGCGCCGACGACGGGGCCTGGGCGGCAGAGATTTTCGAGGTGACGGCAAGCGGCACGTTTGAGGCCGGCGGTTCAGCGAGGCTCGACGCAGGAGAGGGGAAGCTGGGACCGCCGAATGAACAGGGTACCTCGGTGCTGCAGTTGCTGGTCGATCCCGATGATCCCGAGCGCCTTGACCGGGTTCGCCAGCGGCTGCTGGCCGCCCGGCGGCTTCGGCCCCAGCCTGGCCGCGACGACAAGGTGGTGACCGCTTGGAACGGCATGGCGATCACCGCGCTAGCCGAAGCCGCTGTGGCACTGGGAGATCCGAGCCTGGCTACCGCGGCGCAGGAGTGCGCCGCCAAGCTGCTCGACCTGCACCTGGTGGACGGCCGGCTGCGGCGGGCCAGCCTGGGTGGCCGGGTGGGGGACAGTGCCGCGATCCTGGAGGACTACGGCGCCCTGGCCACCGGACTGCTCAGCCTGCATCAGCTCAGCGGTGAGCAGAGTCTGCTCGATGCCGCCGCCGGCCTGCTGGACACCGCGCTGGCCCACTTCGCCGATCCGGACGCACCCGGGCGCTGGTTCGACAGCGCCGACGACGCCGAAGCACTGATGCTGCGCCCCAGCGACCCGATGGACGGTGCCACTCCGTCGGGCGCGGCGTTGATCACCGAGGCGCTGCTGACCGCGGCCCACCTGGTCTCCGCGGACCGTAGCGAGCGCTACCGTCAGGCGGCCACCGATGCGCTGGCGGCGCATGCCGCGTTGCTGGAGCGGGTACCCCGCGCGGTCGGGCACTGGCTCGGCATCGCCGAGGCCTCCGTGCGCGGTCCGCTGCAGATCGCGGTGGTCTGCGAGAGCCCGGACTCGGCACTGTTGGAGCAGGCGCGCCGGCTGGCGCCCGGCGGGACGATCGTGGTCGGCGGAACGGCTGACTCATCGGGGCTGCTGGCCGGACGAGGCCGGGTCGACGGCAGCGACGCGGCCTACGTCTGCCGGGGCCCGGTGTGCGACCTGCCGGTGCGCAGTGCGGCGGAGTTGGCGGCCGCCCTTGGAGTGCCCGCGGATCCGGCATCCGTGTAA
- a CDS encoding nuclear transport factor 2 family protein, whose product MTSAPDKAQAITETVHRYIELVGGGDADALVGLYASDATLEDPVGGEVHIGHQAIRNFYSAITGLDRKSELVSLRVAGNEAAFQFALTITNGDHRMLIEPIDVMVFDGEGKIAGMKAYWSAENITQL is encoded by the coding sequence ATGACGAGCGCACCGGACAAGGCACAGGCCATCACCGAGACCGTCCACCGCTACATCGAGCTGGTCGGCGGCGGCGACGCCGATGCGCTGGTCGGGCTTTACGCGTCCGACGCCACCCTGGAGGACCCGGTGGGTGGCGAGGTGCACATCGGCCATCAGGCCATTCGTAACTTCTACTCGGCCATCACCGGACTGGACCGCAAGTCGGAGCTGGTGTCGCTGCGAGTCGCCGGTAACGAGGCTGCCTTCCAGTTCGCGCTGACCATCACCAACGGTGACCACCGGATGCTCATCGAACCGATCGACGTGATGGTGTTCGACGGCGAGGGCAAGATCGCCGGGATGAAGGCCTACTGGTCGGCGGAGAACATCACCCAGCTGTAA
- a CDS encoding hemolysin III family protein — MSTHTDTIAEPNPNDLPADITGPHTKPRARGWIHFVSAIVAVIAGITLTAVAWSMSGLEAGLATLAYTISVVGMFAVSATYHRITWKTVAARMRMKRLDHAMIFVFIAGTYTPFALLAMDHGDQERLVMTIVWGGALAGVVLKLCWPTAPKWVGVPLYLLLGWVSAFFIATIMHNAGVAAMVLLAAGGMLYSVGAIMYALKWPDPWPATFGYHEFFHACTAVAAICQYIAIWFAVLH, encoded by the coding sequence ATGAGCACCCACACCGACACCATCGCCGAGCCGAATCCGAACGATCTGCCGGCAGACATCACCGGCCCGCACACCAAACCGCGGGCACGCGGGTGGATTCACTTCGTGTCGGCAATCGTCGCCGTCATCGCCGGGATCACCCTGACCGCGGTGGCCTGGTCGATGTCCGGGCTCGAGGCCGGTCTGGCGACATTGGCCTACACCATCTCGGTGGTGGGCATGTTCGCGGTCAGCGCGACCTATCACCGGATCACCTGGAAGACCGTCGCCGCCCGGATGCGGATGAAGCGGCTCGACCACGCGATGATCTTCGTCTTCATCGCCGGCACCTACACCCCGTTCGCGCTGCTGGCGATGGACCACGGCGACCAAGAACGGCTGGTGATGACGATCGTGTGGGGTGGCGCGCTGGCCGGGGTGGTGCTCAAGCTGTGCTGGCCGACCGCGCCCAAGTGGGTCGGGGTGCCGCTCTACCTGCTGCTGGGCTGGGTGTCAGCGTTTTTCATCGCGACGATCATGCACAACGCCGGCGTCGCGGCGATGGTGCTGCTGGCTGCCGGCGGAATGCTCTACAGCGTCGGCGCGATCATGTACGCGCTGAAATGGCCGGACCCGTGGCCGGCGACGTTCGGCTACCACGAGTTCTTCCACGCCTGCACCGCCGTGGCCGCGATCTGCCAGTACATCGCGATCTGGTTCGCGGTGCTGCACTAG
- a CDS encoding isoprenyl transferase: MAIIPARLKEPLYRIYELRLRQGLAASRSNLPRHIAVLCDGNRRWARDAGYDDVSYGYRMGAAKIAEMLRWCADAGIEMATVYLLSTENLQRDPAELAALIEIITDVVEEICAPANRWSVRTVGDLALLGEEPARRLREATEGTVSTADPDRASSRLHVNVAVGYGGRQEIVDAVRGLLGKQLANGATAEELVDAVTVEGISENLYTSGQPDPDLVIRTSGEQRLSGFLLWQSAYSEMWFTEAHWPAFRRVDFLRALRDYSVRHRRFGR, from the coding sequence GTGGCAATCATCCCGGCGCGCTTGAAGGAGCCGCTGTACCGGATCTACGAACTGCGCCTCCGGCAGGGCCTGGCGGCGTCGCGGTCGAACCTACCCCGCCACATCGCTGTTCTCTGCGACGGTAACCGCCGGTGGGCGCGCGATGCCGGCTACGACGACGTCAGCTACGGCTACCGGATGGGCGCGGCCAAGATCGCCGAGATGCTGCGGTGGTGCGCCGACGCGGGCATCGAGATGGCCACCGTCTACCTGCTGTCCACCGAGAACCTGCAGCGCGACCCCGCCGAACTGGCTGCACTCATCGAGATCATCACCGATGTGGTGGAGGAGATCTGCGCGCCCGCGAACCGGTGGAGCGTGCGCACGGTCGGAGACCTGGCATTGCTGGGTGAAGAACCAGCTCGTCGCCTGCGTGAGGCCACGGAAGGCACAGTAAGCACCGCCGATCCTGACCGCGCAAGCTCGCGCCTGCACGTCAACGTCGCAGTCGGCTACGGCGGTCGGCAGGAGATCGTCGACGCTGTGCGCGGCCTGCTCGGCAAGCAGCTGGCCAACGGCGCCACGGCCGAGGAACTGGTCGACGCGGTGACCGTCGAAGGCATCTCGGAGAACCTCTACACCTCGGGTCAGCCCGACCCGGACCTGGTGATTCGCACCTCCGGGGAGCAGCGGCTGTCCGGCTTCCTGCTGTGGCAGAGCGCCTACTCGGAGATGTGGTTCACCGAGGCGCACTGGCCGGCGTTTCGCCGGGTCGACTTCCTGCGCGCGCTGCGCGACTACAGCGTGCGGCACCGGAGATTCGGGCGGTAG
- a CDS encoding DUF732 domain-containing protein yields the protein MKWRLAATTLIPGILIYAAAPAQADEKSYLSYLESHGFKYQNSPGLTTPSGALQFGKIICENLRKGRPAKDRFGTKVADGVTKVMIDGAQREMCPDTLAAAANPTPTPAVPPPGAGEPPSPGPEVPPPGDPAPPPGFPPPPGFPPPPGFPPPPDFPPPPGFPPPPEPAPAPAGELPSPPAPEPPPGQPQPGTATQP from the coding sequence ATGAAGTGGCGGCTGGCGGCGACGACGCTGATCCCCGGAATCCTGATCTACGCCGCGGCGCCGGCGCAGGCCGACGAGAAGAGCTACCTCAGTTACCTTGAGTCGCACGGTTTCAAATACCAGAACAGCCCCGGCCTGACCACCCCGTCCGGGGCGCTGCAGTTCGGCAAGATCATCTGCGAGAACCTGCGGAAGGGTCGCCCGGCCAAAGACCGGTTCGGCACGAAGGTCGCCGACGGCGTCACCAAGGTCATGATCGACGGGGCGCAACGCGAAATGTGCCCGGACACCTTGGCGGCCGCCGCCAACCCGACTCCGACGCCGGCCGTGCCGCCACCGGGTGCCGGTGAACCGCCGTCGCCGGGGCCTGAGGTGCCGCCGCCGGGCGACCCGGCACCGCCGCCAGGGTTCCCGCCGCCTCCGGGCTTCCCGCCGCCCCCTGGTTTCCCGCCGCCGCCGGACTTCCCGCCGCCGCCGGGTTTTCCCCCGCCGCCTGAGCCGGCACCCGCACCCGCGGGTGAGCTGCCGTCCCCGCCGGCACCTGAGCCGCCGCCGGGACAGCCGCAGCCGGGTACCGCGACGCAGCCCTAG
- the coaA gene encoding type I pantothenate kinase — protein MRRLSEPTPYVEFDRRQWRTLRMSTPMPLTEEEVVALRGLGEQVDLLEVEEVYLPLARLLHLQVAARQQLFAATAEFLGAENDQNPDRPVPFVIGVAGSVAVGKSTTARVLQALLARWDHHPRVDLVTTDGFLYPNHELQRRNLMHRKGFPESYNRRALMRFVTSVKSGADYVCAPVYSHMSYDIVPSAKQVVRHPDILILEGLNVLQTGPTLMISDLFDFSLYVDARVEDIEHWYVSRFLAMRSTSFANPDSHFHHYAALNDQQAVAAARDIWRSINRPNLIENILPTRPRATLVLRKDADHSINRLRLRKL, from the coding sequence ATGCGGCGGCTTAGTGAGCCGACTCCCTACGTGGAGTTCGACCGACGTCAATGGCGGACACTGCGTATGTCGACGCCGATGCCGCTCACCGAAGAAGAAGTCGTCGCACTGCGCGGCCTCGGCGAGCAGGTCGACCTGTTGGAGGTCGAAGAGGTCTATCTGCCGCTCGCGCGTCTGTTGCACCTGCAGGTCGCCGCCCGCCAGCAGCTCTTCGCCGCCACCGCGGAGTTCCTGGGTGCCGAGAATGACCAGAATCCCGATCGGCCGGTGCCCTTCGTCATCGGGGTGGCCGGCAGCGTGGCAGTCGGTAAGTCGACAACGGCCCGCGTGCTGCAGGCGCTGCTGGCCCGCTGGGACCATCACCCGCGGGTGGACCTGGTCACCACCGACGGGTTCCTGTACCCCAATCACGAGTTGCAGCGCCGGAACCTGATGCACCGCAAAGGGTTCCCGGAAAGCTACAACCGTCGCGCGCTGATGCGGTTTGTCACCTCGGTGAAGTCCGGCGCGGACTACGTGTGTGCGCCGGTCTACTCACACATGAGTTACGACATCGTGCCCAGCGCCAAGCAGGTGGTCCGCCATCCCGACATCTTGATCCTCGAAGGTCTCAACGTGCTGCAGACCGGGCCGACGCTGATGATCTCCGACCTGTTCGACTTTTCGCTGTACGTCGACGCCCGGGTGGAAGACATCGAGCACTGGTATGTCTCGCGCTTCCTGGCGATGCGCTCCACCTCGTTCGCCAACCCTGACTCGCACTTCCACCACTACGCGGCCCTGAACGACCAGCAGGCGGTGGCCGCCGCGCGTGACATCTGGCGTTCGATCAACCGGCCCAACCTGATCGAGAACATCCTGCCCACCCGGCCGCGAGCGACCCTGGTGCTGCGCAAGGACGCCGATCACTCCATCAACAGGCTGCGGCTGCGCAAGCTCTAG
- a CDS encoding DUF885 domain-containing protein, with protein sequence MEPAELIREYLLLGLRFDRIEQGYVDAFTGDPELQRLVANEPMPNPSDLARQAEKLLAALPGGLDPARAEYLRVHLRALACAGRKFAGEQVGFVEEVSDYFDLPVIVKGDTDRYRQAHARLDEALGGTGPLAERMAAHRKAEEIPPDRLEAAIHAFSSALRDRVRVDFPLPETETITYEVVTDKPWSGFNYYRGDYRSTVAVNADLKQLMSNLPRLVAHESYPGHHTEHCRKEAGLVEKLGQTEQTIFLVNTPQCLMAEGLADLALYAAVGTGWGAWAAEIYADLGLQFDGARAEAISEAAAALADVRQDAALMLHDEHRDADEVADYLRRWLLVTDDRARQTLRFLSSPLWRAYTSTYVEGYRLLRGWLDAAPPGVSLTERFRRLLDEPLTPSTLRAD encoded by the coding sequence ATGGAGCCCGCCGAATTGATCCGTGAATACCTGTTGCTCGGTCTGCGCTTTGACCGCATCGAGCAGGGTTACGTCGACGCCTTCACCGGCGACCCCGAGCTGCAGCGGCTTGTCGCGAACGAGCCGATGCCCAACCCGTCCGACCTGGCTCGCCAGGCCGAGAAGCTGCTCGCAGCACTGCCCGGAGGTCTCGATCCGGCGCGCGCCGAGTACCTGCGGGTACACCTGCGGGCGCTGGCGTGCGCCGGGCGCAAGTTCGCCGGGGAGCAGGTCGGCTTCGTCGAGGAGGTCAGTGACTACTTTGACCTGCCGGTCATCGTCAAGGGCGACACCGACCGCTATCGCCAAGCCCACGCCCGGCTGGACGAAGCGCTGGGTGGTACGGGGCCGCTGGCCGAGCGGATGGCCGCGCACCGGAAGGCCGAGGAGATTCCGCCGGACCGGCTCGAAGCCGCTATCCACGCGTTTTCCTCGGCGCTGCGCGACCGGGTGCGGGTGGACTTCCCGCTGCCGGAGACCGAAACCATCACCTACGAGGTGGTCACCGACAAGCCGTGGTCGGGATTCAACTACTACCGCGGCGACTACCGCTCCACGGTGGCGGTCAACGCCGACCTCAAACAGTTGATGTCGAATCTGCCGCGGCTAGTGGCCCACGAGTCCTACCCAGGTCATCACACCGAGCACTGCCGCAAGGAGGCCGGCCTGGTCGAAAAGCTCGGCCAGACCGAGCAGACCATCTTCTTGGTCAACACGCCGCAGTGCCTGATGGCCGAGGGCCTGGCCGACTTGGCGCTGTATGCCGCGGTCGGGACGGGTTGGGGTGCCTGGGCCGCCGAGATCTACGCCGACCTGGGCCTGCAGTTCGACGGTGCGCGGGCCGAAGCAATCTCCGAGGCAGCCGCGGCGCTGGCCGACGTGCGGCAGGACGCGGCGCTGATGCTGCACGACGAACATCGCGACGCCGACGAGGTGGCCGACTACCTGCGCCGCTGGCTGCTGGTCACCGACGACCGGGCCCGCCAGACCCTGCGGTTCCTGTCCTCGCCGCTGTGGCGGGCCTACACCTCGACCTATGTGGAGGGCTACCGGCTACTGCGCGGCTGGCTGGACGCCGCGCCGCCCGGAGTGAGTCTCACCGAGCGGTTCCGTCGGCTGCTCGACGAACCGTTGACCCCGTCGACGCTGCGGGCCGACTGA
- a CDS encoding serine hydroxymethyltransferase produces MSTPLAELDPDIAELLGKELGRQRDTLEMIASENFVPRAVLQAQGSVLTNKYAEGLPGRRYYGGCEHVDVVENIARDRAKELFGADFANVQPHSGAQANAAVLQALMEPGDRLLGLDLANGGHLTHGMRLNFSGKLYENAFYGVDPVTHRVDMDVVRAQALEFKPKVIIAGWSAYPRVLDFAAFRSIADEVGATLWVDMAHFAGLVAAGLHPSPVPHAQLVSTTVHKTLGGPRSGLIIGKKEFAKQINSAVFPGQQGGPLMHVIAAKAVALKIAGTPEFAERQQRVLSGAKILAERLLAADVAKAGVSVVSGGTDVHLVLVDLRDSPLDGQMAEDLLHEVGITVNRNAVPNDPRPPMVTSGLRVGTPALAARGFGDAEFAEVADVIATALAAGSAADVPALRARVAKLAQDFPLYDGLEDWKLA; encoded by the coding sequence ATGTCGACCCCGCTGGCCGAACTCGACCCCGACATCGCCGAGCTGCTCGGCAAGGAACTGGGGCGACAGCGCGACACCCTGGAGATGATCGCCTCGGAGAACTTCGTGCCGCGGGCGGTGCTGCAGGCACAGGGCAGTGTGCTGACCAACAAGTACGCCGAGGGCCTACCGGGCCGGCGCTACTACGGCGGGTGCGAGCACGTCGACGTGGTGGAGAACATCGCCCGCGACCGCGCCAAGGAACTGTTCGGCGCCGACTTCGCCAACGTCCAGCCGCACTCAGGTGCGCAGGCCAACGCCGCGGTGCTGCAGGCGTTGATGGAGCCCGGCGACCGCCTGCTGGGCCTGGACCTGGCCAACGGGGGACACCTCACCCACGGGATGCGGCTGAACTTCTCCGGCAAGCTCTACGAGAACGCCTTCTACGGCGTCGACCCGGTCACTCACCGCGTCGACATGGACGTGGTGCGCGCCCAGGCGCTGGAGTTCAAGCCGAAGGTGATCATCGCCGGCTGGTCGGCCTACCCGCGTGTCCTCGACTTCGCGGCGTTCCGGTCCATCGCCGACGAGGTCGGCGCGACGCTGTGGGTGGACATGGCGCACTTCGCCGGCCTGGTGGCCGCGGGACTGCACCCGTCGCCGGTGCCGCACGCCCAGCTGGTCTCCACCACCGTGCACAAGACCCTCGGCGGTCCGCGGTCCGGTCTGATCATCGGCAAGAAGGAGTTCGCCAAGCAGATCAACTCGGCGGTGTTCCCGGGCCAGCAGGGCGGCCCGCTGATGCACGTCATCGCCGCCAAGGCCGTCGCGCTGAAGATCGCCGGCACGCCCGAGTTCGCCGAGCGCCAGCAGCGGGTGCTGTCCGGCGCGAAGATCCTCGCGGAGCGGCTGCTGGCCGCCGACGTGGCCAAGGCCGGTGTCTCGGTGGTCAGCGGCGGTACCGACGTGCACCTGGTGCTCGTCGACCTGCGGGACTCGCCGCTGGACGGCCAGATGGCCGAGGACCTGCTGCACGAGGTCGGCATCACCGTTAACCGCAACGCGGTCCCGAACGACCCGCGGCCGCCGATGGTGACCTCGGGGCTTCGGGTGGGCACCCCGGCGCTGGCTGCCCGTGGTTTCGGCGACGCCGAGTTCGCCGAGGTCGCCGATGTCATCGCCACCGCGCTGGCGGCCGGTTCAGCCGCTGACGTGCCAGCGCTGCGGGCCCGGGTTGCCAAGCTGGCGCAGGACTTCCCGCTGTACGACGGCCTGGAGGACTGGAAGCTCGCCTGA